One segment of Thamnophis elegans isolate rThaEle1 chromosome 16, rThaEle1.pri, whole genome shotgun sequence DNA contains the following:
- the ODF3L1 gene encoding outer dense fiber protein 3-like protein 1 translates to MAASALKKPNEKAARFIKPGCSPNPARAPVSQKKYALISAKFKGPGPGKYNRWPCTGIKNHDSTKYAEPAYTMRVKSSPKTIMVLESPGPCYYVDPSISRLGIWRPVSFFIRQRGKSTNVVITPSPNEYHVEKLHPIDEANAPSYTIGARTPYWLNSPNPAPNKYAMPETLGPKVPNKRAYPCPSISSIAPGRDYVVRKGPGPAAYTVPEPDVYLRHQPSYTMSQRLIPSCKEHTPGPLDYCAERVTLHKPRAPCFSLGVRHSEYSHGTPTVCLIQE, encoded by the exons ATGGCAGCCTCTGCCCTGAAGAAACCCAACGAGAAAGCTGCTCGCTTCATCAAGCCTGGGTGCTCTCCAAATCCAGCCAGAGCACCAGTAAGCCAGAAAAAGTACGCCTTAATCAGTGCCAAATTTAAAG GTCCAGGACCTGGGAAGTATAACCGATGGCCTTGTACTGGTATTAAGAACCACGACTCCACCAAGTATGCTGAACCAGCTTATACCATGCGGGTGAAGTCCAGCCCGAAAA CCATCATGGTTCTGGAGAGCCCCGGACCTTGTTACTATGTGGATCCTAGTATTTCCCGCTTAGGGATATGGAGGCCGGTCTCCTTCTTCATACGACAGCGAGGAAAGAGCACAA ATGTAGTGATAACTCCTTCCCCGAATGAGTATCACGTGGAGAAACTGCACCCTATTGACGAAGCGAATGCTCCCTCGTATACCATCGGTGCGAGAACGCCCTACTGGCTGAACAGCCCAAATCCGGCTCCCAACAAATATGCAATGCCTGAGACGCTGGGCCCCAAGGTGCCCAATAAAAGGGCATACCCCTGCCCGTCGATCTCTTCCATCGCTCCCGGGCGAGATTATGTGGTGAGAAAAGGGCCTGGCCCAGCCGCCTACACTGTTCCAGAGCCAGACGTTTACTTGCGACATCAACCATCCTATACAATGTCTCAAAGGTTGATTCCTTCCTGCAAGGAACATACGCCGGGGCCTCTGGACTATTGCGCGGAACGGGTCACCCTCCACAAGCCCAGAGCCCCATGCTTCAGCCTGGGTGTTCGCCACTCCGAATATTCCCATGGCACGCCTACGGTTTGCCTCATCCAAGAGTGA